The following coding sequences are from one Dreissena polymorpha isolate Duluth1 chromosome 8, UMN_Dpol_1.0, whole genome shotgun sequence window:
- the LOC127841419 gene encoding uncharacterized protein LOC127841419, which translates to MSELSVESRSDKVEDRTFNISNREIEQPNLPLDDSVRERPLDAVIPEDGPITYDVVTGGTKRGGKKLVSSDGHSYTAKRSNGGRKYWQCSVRNKAKKCYANVKQFGDIYTASLGGHTHPANPGMSKEVKARVRGTFEKGCVRTCGTHCGGRPQGNNHGKRRQPAETGKPGQDCQQM; encoded by the exons ATGTCCGAACTCTCGGTGGAGTCTCGTTCCGACAAAGTTGAAGACAGGACATTCAACATCTCCAATCGGGAGATTGAGCAACCGAACCTGCCGCTAGACGATTCCGTTCGGGAACGTCCTCTGGATGCTGTAATACCTGAGGACGGACCCATCACATATGATGTTGTAACCGGCGGCACAAAAAGAGGAGGGAAGAAGCTGGTTAGCAGCGACGGCCACTCATACACCGCAAAG CGCAGTAATGGTGGTCGCAAATACTGGCAGTGCAGTGTCAGAAACAAAGCCAAGAAATGTTACGCTAACGTCAAGCAGTTCGGTGACATCTACACTGCTTCGTTGGGTGGGCACACTCATCCCGCGAATCCTGGCATGTCCAAGGAAGTCAAGGCGCGTGTGCGGGGAACGTTCGAAAAAGGATGTGTTCGCACCTGCGGCACTCATTGTGGAGGACGTCCTCAAGGAAATAATCACGGCAAACGACGTCAACCTGCCGAAACCGGCAAACCTGGTCAGGATTGCCAACAGATGTAG